One window of Streptomyces sp. NBC_00273 genomic DNA carries:
- the mshC gene encoding cysteine--1-D-myo-inosityl 2-amino-2-deoxy-alpha-D-glucopyranoside ligase — MHAWPASEVPALPGKGRDLQIHDTATQGTITLAPGPVARIYVCGITPYDATHIGHAATYNAFDLVQRVWLDTKRQVHYVQNVTDVDDPLLERALRDNQDWTELAERETALFREDMTALRMLPPQHYIGAVEAIPGIVPLVERLRDAGAAYELDGDTYFSVEADPHFGGVSHLDAEAMRLLSAERGGDPDRPGKKNPLDPMLWMAARPGEPSWDGGSLGRGRPGWHIECVAIALDHLGMGFDIQGGGSDLAFPHHEMGASHAQALTGEFPMAKAYVHAGMVALHGEKMSKSKGNLVFVSALRRSGVDPAAIRLALLSHHYRADWEWTDAVLDEAVARLERWRAAVSRPDGIPADAVLEEVREALANDLDAPAALAAVDRWVELQNATDGDDESAPGLVSRTVDALLGVAL, encoded by the coding sequence ATGCATGCCTGGCCCGCTTCTGAGGTCCCCGCCCTTCCTGGCAAGGGCCGCGACCTCCAGATCCACGACACCGCGACCCAGGGGACGATCACCCTCGCCCCCGGTCCCGTCGCCCGTATCTACGTCTGCGGCATCACTCCGTACGACGCGACCCACATCGGTCACGCGGCGACCTACAACGCGTTCGACCTCGTACAACGCGTGTGGCTCGACACCAAGCGGCAGGTCCACTACGTCCAGAACGTCACGGACGTGGACGACCCGCTCCTGGAGCGGGCGCTGCGCGACAACCAGGACTGGACCGAGCTGGCGGAGCGCGAGACCGCACTGTTCCGCGAGGACATGACGGCCCTGCGGATGCTGCCCCCGCAGCACTACATCGGAGCCGTCGAGGCCATACCCGGCATCGTGCCGCTGGTCGAGCGGCTGCGGGACGCGGGTGCGGCGTACGAGCTCGACGGCGACACCTACTTCTCGGTCGAGGCCGACCCGCACTTCGGCGGGGTCTCCCACCTCGACGCCGAGGCGATGCGGCTCCTCTCGGCCGAGCGGGGCGGCGACCCCGACCGGCCCGGGAAGAAGAACCCGCTGGACCCGATGCTGTGGATGGCCGCGCGTCCGGGCGAGCCGAGCTGGGACGGCGGCTCGCTGGGCCGCGGCCGGCCGGGCTGGCACATCGAGTGCGTGGCGATCGCCCTCGACCACCTGGGCATGGGCTTCGACATCCAGGGCGGCGGTTCCGACCTGGCGTTCCCGCACCACGAGATGGGCGCCTCGCACGCCCAGGCGCTGACGGGCGAGTTCCCGATGGCCAAGGCGTACGTGCACGCGGGCATGGTGGCGCTGCACGGCGAGAAGATGTCGAAGTCGAAGGGCAACCTCGTCTTCGTATCGGCGCTGCGGCGCTCCGGGGTGGACCCGGCGGCCATCCGCCTCGCGCTGCTGTCCCACCACTACCGGGCCGACTGGGAGTGGACGGACGCCGTCCTCGACGAGGCCGTGGCCCGGCTGGAGCGCTGGCGCGCGGCCGTGTCCCGGCCGGACGGAATCCCGGCGGACGCCGTGCTCGAAGAGGTCCGCGAGGCCCTGGCGAACGACCTGGACGCCCCTGCGGCGCTGGCGGCCGTGGACCGCTGGGTGGAGCTCCAGAACGCCACCGACGGCGACGACGAGTCGGCCCCGGGCCTGGTCTCCCGCACGGTCGACGCGCTGCTGGGCGTAGCCCTCTAG
- a CDS encoding PAC2 family protein — MIELEGVPELIDPVMVAAFEGWNDAGDAASGAVAHLDREWKGEVFAALDAEDYYDFQVNRPTVWLDNGVRKITWPTTRLSVVRIGGAKPRDLVLVRGIEPSMRWRSFCNEILGFAHELGVEMVVILGALLGDTPHTRPVPVSGVTSDADLARTMDLEETKYEGPTGIVGILQEACTHAGVPAVSLWAAVPHYVSQPPNPKATLALLNRLEDLIDIRIPLGELPEDARAWQLGVDQLAAEDSEVAEYVQTLEEARDTADLPEASGDAIAREFERYLRRRDPAGSPETATDTGSYFRDLSGGARPQAKPKPEDAQEPPAADGPEGPPEPEGKSEGKSEGKAEAGPKGKPDGTSDGQAEGPPEGEGDAPEA; from the coding sequence GTGATCGAGCTTGAGGGCGTGCCCGAGCTGATCGACCCGGTCATGGTGGCCGCGTTCGAGGGCTGGAACGACGCGGGTGACGCGGCCTCCGGTGCGGTCGCACACCTGGACCGGGAGTGGAAGGGCGAGGTCTTCGCGGCGCTCGACGCCGAGGACTACTACGACTTCCAGGTCAACCGGCCGACGGTGTGGCTGGACAACGGGGTACGGAAGATCACGTGGCCGACGACACGGCTGTCGGTGGTCCGGATCGGCGGCGCCAAGCCGCGGGACCTGGTGCTGGTCCGGGGCATCGAACCGTCCATGCGGTGGCGGTCGTTCTGCAACGAGATCCTCGGTTTCGCGCACGAGCTGGGCGTGGAGATGGTGGTCATCCTGGGCGCGCTGCTCGGGGACACCCCGCACACGCGGCCGGTGCCGGTGAGCGGGGTCACCTCGGACGCGGACCTGGCGCGGACGATGGACCTGGAGGAGACCAAGTACGAGGGCCCGACGGGCATCGTGGGCATCCTTCAGGAGGCCTGTACGCACGCGGGTGTGCCGGCGGTGTCCCTGTGGGCGGCGGTGCCGCACTACGTCTCCCAGCCGCCGAACCCGAAGGCGACGCTGGCCCTGCTGAACCGGCTGGAGGATCTGATCGACATCCGGATCCCGCTGGGCGAGCTGCCGGAGGACGCGCGGGCTTGGCAGTTGGGCGTGGACCAACTGGCCGCCGAGGACAGCGAGGTGGCGGAGTACGTCCAGACGCTGGAGGAGGCCCGGGACACGGCCGATCTGCCGGAGGCCTCGGGCGACGCGATCGCGCGGGAGTTCGAGCGGTACCTGCGGCGGCGGGATCCGGCGGGGAGTCCGGAGACGGCCACCGACACGGGTTCCTACTTCCGGGACCTGTCCGGCGGTGCCCGACCCCAGGCGAAGCCGAAGCCGGAGGACGCGCAGGAACCGCCGGCCGCCGACGGCCCGGAAGGTCCCCCGGAACCGGAAGGCAAGTCCGAAGGCAAGTCCGAAGGCAAGGCCGAGGCCGGACCGAAGGGCAAGCCTGACGGCACGTCGGACGGTCAGGCCGAGGGCCCGCCGGAGGGCGAGGGGGACGCTCCCGAGGCCTAG
- a CDS encoding glycerol-3-phosphate dehydrogenase/oxidase, translated as MSSLQSVTALGTHPTAGANVSRAQTREQLSKATYDLLVIGGGILGTSVAWHAAQSGLRVAMVDAGDFAGATSSASSKLVHGGLRYLQTGAVKLVAENHHERRVLAKDVAPHLVNPLTFYLPVYKGGPVGAAKLGAGVFAYSALSAFGDGMGKVISPARAVADNPGLKTDNLKAVAVYYDHQMNDSRVAVMTVRAAVESGAVVLNHAEVTGLRKTRGRVTGAELKDRLDGTEFGVDARVVLNATGPWVDHLRRMEDKHSMPSIRLSKGAHIVMKRKSPWKAAMATPIDKYRITFALPWEDQLLLGTTDEVYEGDPADVRATESDITQILDEAAFSVKDADLDRSLMTYAFAGLRVLPGGPGGVEKAKRETVVSEGAGGMLSVAGGKWTTYRHIGRVVMDKLAKLPGSPLTEDMEPVKSLVRRIALPGVANPNAVAHRLLVDREPGTRMDPLTARHLASHYGSLAFDIARLANEDPALAERIHPDGPEIWAQVAYARDNEWAETVDDVLRRRTTVTIRGLDDESVRARVEEMLGRKA; from the coding sequence ATGAGCAGCCTGCAGAGCGTGACCGCACTGGGCACGCACCCGACCGCCGGTGCCAACGTCAGCCGCGCACAGACCCGTGAGCAGCTGTCGAAGGCCACGTACGACCTGCTGGTCATCGGTGGTGGAATCCTGGGCACCTCCGTGGCGTGGCACGCCGCGCAGTCGGGCCTGCGGGTTGCCATGGTGGACGCCGGCGACTTCGCCGGCGCCACCTCCTCGGCCTCCTCCAAGCTCGTCCACGGCGGTCTGCGCTACCTGCAGACCGGCGCGGTCAAGCTGGTCGCGGAGAACCACCACGAGCGGCGGGTGCTGGCCAAGGACGTGGCCCCGCACCTGGTCAACCCGCTCACCTTCTACCTGCCGGTCTACAAGGGCGGTCCGGTGGGTGCGGCCAAGCTGGGCGCGGGCGTCTTCGCCTACTCCGCCCTCTCGGCCTTCGGCGACGGCATGGGCAAGGTCATATCCCCGGCCCGTGCCGTCGCCGACAACCCCGGCCTGAAGACGGACAACCTCAAGGCCGTCGCGGTCTACTACGACCACCAGATGAACGACTCCCGCGTCGCCGTCATGACGGTCCGCGCGGCCGTCGAGTCGGGCGCGGTCGTCCTCAACCACGCCGAGGTCACCGGACTGCGCAAGACGCGCGGCCGGGTCACCGGCGCCGAGCTCAAGGACCGCCTCGACGGCACCGAGTTCGGGGTCGACGCCCGCGTCGTGCTCAACGCCACCGGCCCGTGGGTGGACCACCTGCGGCGCATGGAGGACAAGCACTCCATGCCGTCGATCCGCCTCTCCAAGGGCGCGCACATCGTCATGAAGCGCAAGTCGCCGTGGAAGGCCGCCATGGCCACCCCGATCGACAAGTACCGCATCACCTTCGCCCTCCCGTGGGAGGACCAGCTGCTGCTCGGCACCACCGACGAGGTGTACGAGGGCGACCCGGCGGACGTGCGCGCCACCGAGTCCGACATCACGCAGATCCTGGACGAGGCGGCCTTCTCGGTGAAGGACGCGGACCTGGACCGCTCGCTGATGACGTACGCCTTCGCGGGTCTGCGGGTGCTGCCCGGCGGCCCCGGCGGCGTCGAGAAGGCCAAGCGCGAGACGGTCGTCTCCGAGGGCGCCGGCGGCATGCTGTCGGTGGCCGGCGGCAAGTGGACGACGTACCGCCACATCGGCCGTGTGGTCATGGACAAGCTGGCGAAGCTCCCGGGCAGCCCGCTGACCGAGGACATGGAGCCGGTGAAGTCGCTGGTGCGCCGGATCGCGCTGCCCGGTGTCGCCAACCCGAACGCGGTCGCGCACCGGCTGCTGGTGGACCGGGAGCCGGGCACGCGGATGGACCCGCTGACGGCCCGCCACCTGGCCTCCCACTACGGCTCGCTGGCCTTCGACATCGCGCGCCTCGCGAACGAGGACCCCGCGCTGGCCGAGCGGATCCACCCGGACGGTCCGGAGATCTGGGCACAGGTCGCCTACGCCCGCGACAACGAGTGGGCCGAGACGGTCGACGACGTGCTGCGCCGCCGTACGACGGTGACGATCCGCGGCCTGGACGACGAGTCCGTCCGGGCGCGGGTCGAGGAGATGCTGGGCCGCAAGGCATAG
- the glpK gene encoding glycerol kinase GlpK: MTTSTGPFIAAIDQGTTSSRCIVFDRDGRIVAVDQKEHEQIFPKPGWVEHDATEIWTNVQEVVAGAIAKAEITAADVKAVGITNQRETTVLWDRHTGEPVHNALVWQDTRTDALCKELGRNVGQDRFRRETGLPLASYFAGPKARWLLDNVEGLRERAAAGDILFGTMDSWVIWNLTGGAQGGVHVTDVTNASRTMLMNLHTLEWDDSIAKSMEVPLTILPEIKSSAEVYGHVKDGVLAGVPVASALGDQQAALFGQTCFAEGEAKSTYGTGTFMLMNTGDKVINSYSGLLTTVGYKIGDQKPVYALEGSIAVTGSLVQWMRDQMGLIKSAAEIETLASSVEDNGGAYFVPAFSGLFAPYWRSDARGVIAGLTRYVTKAHIARAVLEATAWQTREITDAMTKDSGVELAALKVDGGMTSNNLLMQTLSDFLDAPVVRPMVAETTCLGAAYAAGLAVGFWPDTDALRANWRRAAEWTPRMPADQRDREYKSWLKAVERSMGWVDDEDAS, encoded by the coding sequence ATGACCACCAGCACCGGCCCCTTCATCGCTGCGATCGATCAGGGCACCACCTCCTCCCGCTGCATCGTCTTCGACCGCGACGGCCGCATCGTCGCCGTCGACCAGAAGGAGCACGAGCAGATCTTCCCGAAGCCGGGCTGGGTCGAGCACGACGCCACCGAGATCTGGACCAACGTCCAGGAGGTCGTCGCCGGGGCCATCGCCAAGGCCGAGATCACCGCCGCGGACGTCAAGGCCGTCGGCATCACCAACCAGCGCGAGACCACCGTCCTGTGGGACCGCCACACCGGCGAGCCGGTTCACAACGCGCTGGTCTGGCAGGACACCCGCACCGACGCCCTGTGCAAGGAGCTCGGCCGCAACGTCGGCCAGGACCGCTTCCGCCGCGAGACCGGCCTGCCGCTGGCGAGCTACTTCGCCGGCCCGAAGGCCCGCTGGCTGCTGGACAACGTCGAGGGCCTGCGCGAGCGCGCCGCCGCCGGCGACATCCTCTTCGGCACCATGGACTCCTGGGTCATCTGGAACCTCACCGGTGGCGCCCAGGGCGGTGTGCACGTCACCGACGTCACCAACGCCTCGCGCACCATGCTGATGAACCTCCACACGCTGGAGTGGGACGACAGCATCGCGAAGTCCATGGAGGTGCCGCTCACCATCCTCCCCGAGATCAAGTCCTCCGCCGAGGTCTACGGCCACGTCAAGGACGGCGTCCTCGCCGGTGTTCCGGTCGCCTCGGCGCTCGGTGACCAGCAGGCCGCCCTCTTCGGCCAGACCTGTTTCGCCGAGGGCGAGGCCAAGTCCACGTACGGCACCGGAACGTTCATGCTGATGAACACCGGCGACAAGGTCATCAACTCCTACAGCGGCCTGCTGACCACGGTCGGCTACAAGATCGGCGACCAGAAGCCGGTCTACGCGCTGGAGGGCTCCATCGCCGTCACCGGCTCGCTCGTCCAGTGGATGCGCGACCAGATGGGCCTGATCAAGTCCGCGGCCGAGATCGAGACCCTGGCCTCCTCGGTCGAGGACAACGGCGGCGCCTACTTCGTGCCGGCCTTCTCCGGCCTCTTCGCCCCGTACTGGCGTTCCGACGCCCGCGGTGTGATCGCCGGCCTCACCCGGTACGTCACCAAGGCGCACATCGCCCGTGCCGTCCTGGAGGCCACCGCCTGGCAGACCCGCGAGATCACCGACGCCATGACCAAGGACTCGGGCGTCGAGCTCGCCGCCCTCAAGGTCGACGGCGGCATGACCTCCAACAACCTGCTGATGCAGACGCTCTCGGACTTCCTGGACGCCCCCGTGGTGCGCCCGATGGTCGCCGAGACCACCTGCCTCGGCGCCGCCTACGCCGCCGGCCTGGCCGTCGGCTTCTGGCCCGACACCGACGCCCTGCGCGCCAACTGGCGCCGCGCGGCGGAGTGGACCCCGCGGATGCCCGCCGACCAGCGGGACCGCGAGTACAAGAGCTGGCTCAAGGCCGTGGAGCGTTCCATGGGCTGGGTCGACGACGAAGACGCCAGCTGA
- a CDS encoding MIP/aquaporin family protein produces the protein MSSSDIFIGETIGTALLTLLGGGVCAAVTLKSSKARNAGWLAITFGWGFAVLIAAYVSAPLSGAHLNPAVTVGLAVKTGEWGDTPVYFAGQLLGAMLGAVLMWVTYYGQFRVHLADPEHIRDAKLGPEDPHPHDVAGPVLGIFSTGPEIRNVVQNLTTEIIGTAVLVLAILTQGLQDGGKGLGVIGVLITSFVVVGIGLSLGGPTGYAINPVRDLGPRIVHALLPLPNKGGSDWGYSWIPVVGPLVGAALAGGLYNIAFA, from the coding sequence GTGTCCAGCTCCGACATCTTCATCGGCGAGACCATCGGTACCGCCCTGCTCACACTGCTCGGCGGTGGCGTCTGCGCCGCAGTGACGCTCAAGAGCTCCAAGGCCCGCAATGCGGGCTGGCTCGCCATCACGTTCGGCTGGGGTTTCGCCGTACTGATCGCCGCCTACGTCTCCGCGCCGCTCTCCGGTGCGCACCTGAACCCGGCGGTCACCGTCGGTCTCGCCGTCAAGACCGGCGAGTGGGGCGACACCCCGGTCTACTTCGCCGGCCAGCTGCTGGGCGCGATGCTCGGCGCCGTGCTGATGTGGGTGACCTACTACGGGCAGTTCCGCGTCCACCTGGCCGACCCGGAGCACATCCGCGACGCCAAGCTCGGTCCCGAGGACCCGCACCCGCACGATGTGGCCGGCCCCGTGCTCGGCATCTTCTCCACCGGCCCCGAGATCCGTAACGTCGTGCAGAACCTGACGACCGAGATCATCGGTACCGCCGTCCTGGTCCTGGCGATCTTGACCCAGGGCCTTCAGGACGGCGGCAAGGGCCTCGGTGTCATCGGCGTCCTGATCACCTCGTTCGTGGTCGTCGGCATCGGTCTCTCGCTCGGTGGCCCGACCGGCTACGCCATCAACCCGGTGCGTGACCTCGGTCCGCGTATCGTGCACGCCCTGCTGCCGCTGCCCAACAAGGGCGGCTCCGACTGGGGTTACTCCTGGATCCCGGTGGTCGGCCCGCTCGTCGGTGCCGCGCTCGCCGGTGGTCTCTACAACATCGCGTTCGCCTGA
- a CDS encoding IclR family transcriptional regulator yields the protein MARNIQSLERAAAMLRLLAGGERRLGLSDVASSLGLAKGTAHGILRTLQAEGFVEQDPASGRYQLGAELLRLGNSYLDVHELRARALVWTDDLARASGESVYVGVLHQSGVLIMHHVFRPDDSRQVLEVGAMQPLHSTALGKVLSAYDPVAHTQAHEVEREAFTPRTVTDGPGFEEILGLTRARGWASDVEETWEGIASVAAPIHDRRRMPVGAVAVAGAVERVCGESGEPRAALVASVRDCARAVSRDLGAGRF from the coding sequence ATGGCACGGAACATCCAGTCGCTCGAACGAGCCGCTGCGATGCTGCGACTCCTGGCGGGCGGCGAGCGCCGGCTGGGACTCTCGGACGTGGCGTCCTCGCTGGGCCTGGCCAAGGGCACGGCCCACGGCATCTTGCGCACCCTGCAGGCCGAGGGCTTCGTGGAGCAGGACCCGGCCTCCGGCCGGTACCAGTTGGGCGCGGAGCTGCTGCGCCTGGGCAACAGCTACCTCGACGTGCACGAGCTGCGCGCCCGCGCGCTGGTGTGGACGGACGACCTGGCCCGGGCGAGCGGCGAGAGCGTGTACGTGGGCGTGCTGCACCAGAGCGGGGTGCTGATCATGCACCACGTGTTCCGGCCCGACGACAGCCGTCAGGTGCTGGAGGTCGGGGCCATGCAGCCGCTGCACTCGACCGCACTGGGCAAGGTGCTGTCGGCGTACGACCCCGTGGCGCACACCCAGGCGCACGAGGTCGAGCGCGAGGCCTTCACCCCCCGCACGGTCACGGACGGCCCCGGCTTCGAGGAGATCCTGGGCCTGACCCGGGCGCGCGGCTGGGCCTCCGACGTCGAGGAGACCTGGGAGGGCATCGCCTCGGTGGCGGCGCCGATCCACGACCGGCGCCGGATGCCGGTCGGCGCGGTGGCGGTCGCCGGCGCCGTGGAACGGGTGTGCGGCGAGTCCGGGGAGCCCCGTGCGGCCCTCGTGGCGTCGGTGCGGGACTGTGCGCGTGCGGTTTCACGCGATCTCGGCGCGGGCCGGTTCTGA
- the metH gene encoding methionine synthase gives MASLPTLPADTQTRADALREALATRVVVADGAMGTMLQAQDPTMEDFQQLEGCNEVLNITRPDIVRSVHEAYFSVGVDCVETNTFGTNYAALAEYDIAERNFELSEAGARIAREVADEFTASTGQQRWVLGSMGPGTKLPTLGHITYGQIRDAYQINAEGLLSGGADALLVETTQDLLQTKSSIIGARRAMEALGVTVPLICSVTVETTGTMLLGSEIGAALTALEPLGIDMIGLNCATGPAEMSEHLRYLARNARIPLSCMPNAGLPVLTKEGAHYPLTAPELADAQETFVREYGLSLVGGCCGTTPEHLRQVVERVRGAAVTERTPQPEPGAASLYQTVPFRQDTSYMAIGERTNANGSKKFREAMLEARWDDCVEMARDQIREGAHMLDLCVDYVGRDGVADMEELAGRFATASTLPIVLDSTEVPVIRAGLEKLGGRAVINSVNYEDGDGPESRFAKVTRLAQEHGAALIALTIDEEGQARTVEHKVAIAERLIDDLTGNWGIRESDILIDTLTFTICTGQEESRKDGIATIEAIRELKRLHPEVQTTLGLSNISFGLNPAARVLLNSVFLDECVKAGLDSAIVHASKILPIARFDEEQVTTALDLIYDRREGDYDPLQKLMALFEGVNTKSLKAGRAEELLALPLDERLQRRIIDGEKNGLEADLDEALATRPALDIVNDTLLEGMKVVGELFGSGQMQLPFVLQSAEVMKTAVAYLEPHMEKTDDEGKGTIVLATVRGDVHDIGKNLVDIILTNNGYNVVNIGIKQPVSAILEAAQEHKADVIGMSGLLVKSTVIMKENLEELNQRKLAADYPVILGGAALTRAYVEQDLHEIYEGEVRYARDAFEGLRLMDALIAVKRGVPGATLPELKQRRVAKRDTPVLPVDEAEEPGGRSDVSVDNPIPTPPFWGTRVVKGIPLKDYASWLDEGALFKGQWGLKQARAGGATYEELVESEGRPRLRGLLDKLHTENLLEAAVVYGYFPCVSKGDDLIILDEQGNERTRFTFPRQRRGRRLCLADFFRPEESGETDVVGLQVVTVGSKIGEATAKLFESDSYREYLELHGLSVQLAEAMAEYWHARVRAELGFGGEDPAKVEDMFDLKYRGARFSLGYGACPDLEDRAKIADLLEPERIGVHLSEEFQLHPEQSTDAIVIHHPEAKYFNAR, from the coding sequence ATGGCTTCGTTGCCCACCTTGCCCGCTGACACCCAGACCCGGGCCGATGCCCTCCGGGAGGCACTCGCGACCCGCGTGGTCGTCGCCGACGGAGCCATGGGAACGATGCTCCAAGCGCAGGACCCCACCATGGAGGACTTCCAGCAGCTCGAAGGCTGCAACGAGGTCCTCAACATCACCCGCCCCGACATCGTGCGCTCCGTCCACGAGGCGTACTTCTCGGTGGGCGTGGACTGCGTCGAGACCAACACCTTCGGCACGAACTACGCGGCGCTCGCCGAGTACGACATCGCCGAACGCAATTTCGAGCTGTCGGAGGCCGGCGCGCGCATCGCCCGCGAGGTCGCCGACGAGTTCACCGCCTCCACCGGTCAGCAGCGCTGGGTCCTCGGTTCCATGGGCCCCGGCACCAAGCTCCCCACGCTCGGCCACATCACCTACGGCCAGATCCGCGACGCCTACCAGATCAACGCCGAGGGCCTGCTCTCCGGCGGCGCCGACGCGCTGCTCGTCGAGACCACCCAGGACCTCCTGCAGACGAAGTCCTCGATCATCGGCGCCCGCCGGGCCATGGAAGCCCTCGGCGTCACCGTCCCGCTGATCTGCTCCGTCACCGTCGAGACCACCGGCACCATGCTCCTCGGCTCGGAGATCGGCGCGGCCCTGACCGCCCTGGAGCCGCTGGGCATCGACATGATCGGCCTGAACTGCGCCACCGGCCCCGCCGAGATGAGCGAGCACCTGCGCTACCTCGCGCGCAACGCCCGCATCCCGCTCTCCTGCATGCCCAACGCCGGCCTGCCCGTCCTGACCAAGGAGGGCGCGCACTACCCGCTGACCGCCCCCGAGCTGGCCGACGCCCAGGAGACGTTCGTCCGCGAGTACGGGCTCTCCCTGGTCGGCGGCTGCTGCGGCACGACCCCCGAGCACCTGCGCCAGGTCGTCGAGCGGGTCCGCGGCGCGGCCGTCACCGAGCGCACCCCCCAGCCCGAGCCCGGCGCCGCCTCGCTCTACCAGACCGTGCCCTTCCGCCAGGACACCTCGTACATGGCGATCGGCGAGCGCACCAACGCCAACGGCTCCAAGAAGTTCCGCGAGGCCATGCTGGAGGCCCGCTGGGACGACTGCGTGGAGATGGCGCGCGACCAGATCCGCGAGGGCGCGCACATGCTCGACCTCTGCGTGGACTACGTGGGCCGCGACGGCGTCGCCGACATGGAGGAGCTCGCCGGCCGCTTCGCCACCGCCTCCACCCTGCCCATCGTCCTGGACTCCACCGAGGTCCCCGTCATCCGGGCGGGCCTGGAGAAGCTCGGCGGCCGCGCGGTCATCAACTCCGTGAACTACGAGGACGGCGACGGCCCCGAGTCCCGCTTCGCCAAGGTCACCCGACTGGCCCAGGAGCACGGTGCCGCGCTCATCGCGCTGACCATCGACGAGGAGGGCCAGGCCCGCACCGTCGAACACAAGGTCGCCATTGCCGAACGGCTCATCGACGACCTCACGGGCAACTGGGGGATCCGCGAGTCGGACATCCTCATCGACACCCTGACCTTCACGATCTGCACCGGTCAGGAGGAGTCCCGTAAGGACGGCATCGCCACGATCGAGGCGATCCGCGAGCTCAAGCGGCTCCACCCGGAGGTCCAGACCACCCTCGGCCTGTCCAACATCTCCTTCGGCCTCAACCCGGCCGCCCGCGTCCTGCTGAACTCGGTCTTCCTCGACGAGTGCGTCAAGGCCGGCCTGGACTCCGCCATCGTCCACGCCTCCAAGATCCTGCCGATCGCCCGCTTCGACGAGGAGCAGGTCACCACCGCCCTCGACCTGATCTACGACCGGCGCGAGGGCGACTACGACCCGCTGCAGAAGCTGATGGCCCTCTTCGAGGGCGTCAACACCAAGTCGCTCAAGGCCGGCCGCGCCGAGGAACTCCTCGCCCTGCCGCTGGACGAGCGACTGCAGCGCCGCATCATCGACGGCGAGAAGAACGGCCTGGAGGCCGACCTCGACGAGGCCCTGGCGACCCGCCCCGCCCTCGACATCGTCAACGACACCCTCCTGGAGGGCATGAAGGTCGTCGGCGAGCTCTTCGGCTCGGGCCAGATGCAGCTCCCCTTCGTCCTGCAGTCCGCCGAGGTCATGAAGACGGCCGTCGCCTACCTCGAACCGCACATGGAGAAGACCGACGACGAGGGCAAGGGCACGATCGTGCTCGCCACCGTCCGCGGCGACGTCCACGACATCGGCAAGAACCTCGTCGACATCATCCTCACCAACAACGGCTACAACGTCGTCAACATCGGCATCAAGCAGCCCGTCTCCGCGATCCTCGAAGCCGCACAGGAACACAAGGCCGACGTCATCGGCATGTCCGGCCTCCTCGTGAAGTCGACCGTGATCATGAAGGAGAACCTGGAGGAGCTGAACCAGCGCAAGCTGGCCGCCGACTACCCGGTGATCCTCGGCGGCGCCGCCCTCACCCGCGCCTACGTCGAGCAGGACCTCCACGAGATCTACGAGGGCGAGGTCCGCTACGCCCGCGACGCCTTCGAGGGCCTGCGCCTCATGGACGCCCTCATCGCCGTCAAGCGCGGCGTCCCCGGCGCGACCCTGCCCGAGCTCAAGCAGCGCCGCGTCGCCAAGCGCGACACACCCGTCCTCCCGGTCGACGAGGCCGAGGAGCCGGGCGGCCGCTCCGACGTCTCGGTCGACAACCCGATCCCCACCCCGCCGTTCTGGGGCACCCGCGTGGTCAAGGGCATCCCGCTCAAGGACTACGCCTCCTGGCTCGACGAGGGCGCCCTCTTCAAGGGCCAGTGGGGCCTCAAGCAGGCCCGCGCGGGCGGGGCCACGTACGAGGAGCTCGTCGAGAGCGAGGGCCGTCCGCGCCTGCGCGGCCTCCTGGACAAGCTGCACACCGAGAACCTGCTCGAAGCCGCGGTCGTCTACGGGTACTTCCCCTGCGTCTCCAAGGGCGACGACCTGATCATCCTGGACGAGCAGGGCAACGAGCGGACCCGCTTCACCTTCCCGCGCCAGCGCCGCGGCCGGCGCCTGTGCCTCGCGGACTTCTTCCGTCCCGAGGAGTCCGGCGAGACCGACGTCGTCGGTCTGCAGGTGGTCACCGTCGGCTCGAAGATCGGCGAGGCCACCGCCAAGCTGTTCGAGTCGGACTCCTACCGCGAGTACCTGGAGCTGCACGGCCTCTCGGTCCAGCTCGCCGAGGCCATGGCCGAGTACTGGCACGCCCGCGTCCGCGCCGAGCTCGGATTCGGCGGCGAGGACCCCGCGAAGGTCGAGGACATGTTCGACCTCAAGTACCGCGGTGCCCGCTTCTCGCTCGGCTACGGCGCCTGCCCCGACCTGGAGGACCGTGCGAAGATCGCCGACCTACTGGAGCCGGAGCGGATCGGCGTCCACCTGTCGGAGGAGTTCCAGCTCCATCCGGAGCAGTCCACCGACGCGATCGTGATCCACCACCCCGAAGCGAAGTATTTCAACGCACGCTGA